The following DNA comes from Plasmodium vivax chromosome 11, whole genome shotgun sequence.
aaaaaaaaaagacctcGTTCAATGAGTCCCACCTGCGCGCATTGAGAGGACTACCCACACGGATAATCCGCGAAAGGGACATGACGAAACGGTGTGCGGACTTAATTTGGCGACGGCGCACACGCGACGTTTCTCTCACCCGGAGAAGGTGCTCTTCAGAAtttcacaaaaggggggtaaatCAAATCGGTGGGGAACAACtgactattttttcttttttcttccccttcctctacttctcccccttgggggCAAGCCCCAATAGCGGAAGCACTGCTGCCGCACCTCCACTCCGCAGCAGCTCAGTTCATCACCGTTTCATACGACTCGTCATTCTCATTGGTGTAGTTGAGCGACGAACTGGTGTTGTAGTGCACGAAGCTGTTCGTGGACCCATGCGTATTCGCCATGTGCATCTGCTCGTAGTGATCGCCGCGTTGCACACTCATTCCACGGTGGTAACTCCCAGCGGTGCTTTCCCTCTCTCGCGCGGCACGCACAGAAGGGTAGGAGACTCCCCTCTCGTCCTTCACCATGCTGAGTTTGTTAAATAAGGGACTTTGCGGCTGGACATTCCCCTGCAACACGTCATACATCATGGGCGCAATGAAGCCTGTAATGTTTGGGTCTACCCATCCCTCGGGAACTTGTCCAAACACATTTTGGAGAGACGAAATATCATTATTCTGAACCTGTTCAGGTGGTACTAGATCCAAAAATTGTGGCTTGGCAAGACTTGGCACAGGAATGAACTGATGCACTTCGATAGCGTGCAACTTGAAAGAGATCGGATCAAGTTTTCCCCCATCAATGGGTGGCTTATCAATTTTCCCTAGGTATTCTATGGTAGGGTTGACGGGACTCTTCTCCATGAGGTTACTCGATTGGGTAGACTTGCTGTCTGTGTGCTGCCCCATTTGCTTCTTAACCGTGTtcaaatcttttttaaaaaatgcggcAAAGTCTTTAGGCATGGATAGGGGGTAGCCAGTCTTAGGGTCGCAGTCTTccaggtgttttttttcttccacttggTTACAGTTggtaaaattgcaaaagggccattggttgtttttttttttctttttgagtTCCATTGGGGTTAGCGGTTGGGACCCCCTTCGCTGCGTTTcgccttttccgttttgtgAGTTCAACCGCGCGACGTCCAGAAGGGACTTTTTCACCAGGGCGTCCACGTGCGTGTTGGATGCGCTCGCGTGGGGGCCGCCTTGGTACTCCCCGCGGTGCTGGAAGGTGTGGTCTCCGAGGAAGTTGTAGCCATGTTTCCTCTCGTCCCCCTCTACGTTTTCGCGCCCCTCCTTGAAGAAGGAGCTGTTCCTGAGGAGTATCTCCGGGGGGATGTCCGCAGCGCGCTGGTTAGGGTTCACAACCTCGGACATGTTTTGAAAGTGGACCTCCGGGTAGGGCACAATGAGTGGCGGCGGGCAGTCCAACTCGATGTCTATCTTAGGGACGTATTTACAAACAGGGACGTCCTggtatttttccttccactcatattttacaatatCAATCTGTTTCTCCACTTGCGTAATTttaggaattattttttcttttacatcaacgataatttctttttccacaAATTTgtctatatatttaatttgaGGAACTTCCACTTGAATTACTTTTTGCTCTCCTTCATATTTTGGTATGACCCTGGGTATCTCTCGGACATCCCAAATGGGAGAGAATACAGGGGTATATCCTATCGGCATATCAACTTCcactgttttttctttcattttttcttgaGAGAT
Coding sequences within:
- a CDS encoding Pfs77, putative (encoded by transcript PVX_114190A), producing the protein MERKQCALFFRDCCKERNDSPPKSNHQASEHDEMYYEGETQQVYEQVEERPVINVKGDQPVFNIPVYQDKYIRDKIIETKKYEVQDVLQPKHYTQETKHDVPTVELLFKERKVNISQEKMKEKTVEVDMPIGYTPVFSPIWDVREIPRVIPKYEGEQKVIQVEVPQIKYIDKFVEKEIIVDVKEKIIPKITQVEKQIDIVKYEWKEKYQDVPVCKYVPKIDIELDCPPPLIVPYPEVHFQNMSEVVNPNQRAADIPPEILLRNSSFFKEGRENVEGDERKHGYNFLGDHTFQHRGEYQGGPHASASNTHVDALVKKSLLDVARLNSQNGKGETQRRGSQPLTPMELKKKKKNNQWPFCNFTNCNQVEEKKHLEDCDPKTGYPLSMPKDFAAFFKKDLNTVKKQMGQHTDSKSTQSSNLMEKSPVNPTIEYLGKIDKPPIDGGKLDPISFKLHAIEVHQFIPVPSLAKPQFLDLVPPEQVQNNDISSLQNVFGQVPEGWVDPNITGFIAPMMYDVLQGNVQPQSPLFNKLSMVKDERGVSYPSVRAARERESTAGSYHRGMSVQRGDHYEQMHMANTHGSTNSFVHYNTSSSLNYTNENDESYETVMN